TCAGGGTCAGGGTGAAAAACAGATAGCCAAGCCCAAGCGCCAGGGCCAGCAGCGACAGGACGGTCCACAGCGCCGCCATGGTGCGCAGCGGTTTGTGGCGGGCATGGACCCCCTGCCAATGGGGCGAAAGCTCCCGTTCAAACACGCCATACTGGCCAAGCAGGGTTTTGTAGAGACTGTCGCGAATGCGGGAAAGCTCAAGCGGTCCCTTGGAGGAAACGCGGGTACGGCCTTCGAACGCCAGCGACAGGGACAGGTAGATCAGCAGCAGCAGATCCTTGGCAGACCCAGGCGATTGATGGAAATGATCGAGAATATCGAACACCCGGTCGCCGCCCGTCACGTCATTGTGGAAGGTGGAGACCAAGCCCGAGCGCGCCCACCCGGCCCGCACGCCCCAGGGCGTAGACAAAACCACATCGTCGATTGTCGCGCAGACGACATAATGGGCGGCGCGCGCCCGTTCCGGGCTGATCCGGGCGCTGGCGAGATCACGCTCATAGCGGTTGACCGCATTGATGCAGACCTGGCGCAGTTCCTCGATATCCGGCTGTTCGGCGCGGTAGCGCAGCGCATGTGCAAGGTTGAGCAGCGGTGCTGCTGAGCGCACCAGCACCGGCATTTCGCTGCTGCCGAAGCGGAAATTGTCGATCAGATGCGCGACAGGCATCCGCGCCCCGCTGTCGTTGGGTGCCGGTTGCGATGTTTCGCCGTCGAGCAGGTCGGCGACCTTGCGGGCGTTGTCGTCCTGGAGGCGTTTTTCCTCCGTGACTTCCACCACGGTCGGCAGATCCTGCCAGGAAGGAGGCCGTTCGTTGCTCATTCTCTCAAGGCCCACATTTCGAGTTCAAGACCAGGGAAGTCGCCTGCCAGGTGCAGGGCAATCGCCCCGGATGTTTCAAGCTGTTTCCAGAGCGGCGTCTTGGTATCCAGCTCGAAATAGATGGTTCCGGCCCGGTAAGGCAGCTGGCGTGGCAGAACTGGCAACGGGCGCACCGGAATGCCCGGCAGCGCGACATTGACCAGTTCGGCGATCCGCTCCACCGGCCCGACCTTGATACGAGCGGGTAGGGTGCGGCGCACGTCTTCCGCCGACATGTCCGCCCGCACTGCCAGCACGAAACCAGCATCGCGCAGCAGGCTGCGGTCGTTGATCGTGCCGACCCGCACGCCGTGGCGGCGTTCCACCAGCTCGATAGCGACAGCCGATTGCGCCAGCACCGAGGACAGCGAGGTGCGCAAATCCTCGAAGACAGCGCCAAACGTCGCCTTCAGATCGTCATGGCGATAGGCCGGAAAATCCGTCGCCCGCTTGCTCTCCATGGTGAACGTTGCAAGCTCGCCGGCTAGCTGAATGCATTGCTCGTAAAACTGTATGGGATGCAGGCGTGTGGCGTTGGACAATGCATGTTTCAACAGCGGATCGGCGCGGTTGAGGATCTGCAACAGGAAATAATCACCAACTTCCGCGGTGCCGCGAATGGTCGGATCGCCGATCCGCTCGGCAATCGCTTCCGCCCGGTGCCGGACGATGCCCAGCAATTCGGTCATCAATTCATGCAGTCTTGAGGACGCCGTGCAGTTCAAGCTGGCTGGAATGAAATCCGGGTCGAGGAGAACAGCCTTGTCGGAGCGCACCTCGACCACGCGGGCAAGCCCGAGCAGTTCATAACCAGCCAGATCGTCGCCGGTCTTCAACAGCTTCAGGTTCAGCCGTCCGACATCGATGGGCGCCAGGAAATCGGTTTCCACATTGGCATCCGGCGCTTCATAGGGTGAAGCAACAAGCCGCACACTGTTGACCGCCGAGGTGCCGGTCTGGGCCATGTCAGCCTTGCCGGGCTGGCGGGCGGGAAGGGCCAGATAGATCACCGCGTTCTTGACGGATTCGTCCAGCTCAAGGGCTGCTGGCAGGTCGGTATCCTCAGGCGCATCGAAGGGTGTGCCATCCGGCAGCATGCCACGCAGGCCCGACAGGGCGAACTGGCCGATGGCAAGGGCGCTGCGGTCGAGGCCAATCTCCAGAATACCCCAGGGATAAGGCGTAAGGCTGCGCGCCACCGAGCGCACCAGACGCTCCGTCCAGCGGTCGGACTGCTGGAAATGTTGGACGCGAAGGAACATGCCTTCGGTCCAGGCAACCCGGTTTTCATGTCTCATCGGTTGTTTCTACCCCCATTACTCTGTCGGCTTGAACCGGTACGGCTGGCTCTTCGGCCTGCTCGCCCATGGCGGCGCGACGCATGAAATCCCTGAATGAAAGAATACGGCCCTCGGCCTGAAACAATTGCCGATAGGCCGCCCAGTAGTCGCGCTCGGCAAGGAAAGGCAGCCGCACCGGCGAGTTTGCGTCTACCTTGGCCTCCAGCAGGCGTGGGTCCAGCGACCGGCCTGCCGCCTGCATCATGGTTTGCAAAATCGCCGCGAAGGCCTCCTGCTGTCCGGCAAAGGCTTCAAGCCGGGCGGCAAGATCGGTGTCGTTACTGCTCGACAGGGAAGGCACGGCATCACCTGGCAGGTCGAAGGCCGCGATGCTTTCGGCCAGAGCCTCTTGGGCGCGGGAGAGCGCCGCCATCATCCGCTCCGCTTGCAGATCTGAAGCCGATGGGCTCTGTCGCGCATCCGGCTCCTGATCCTCAGGATCGGCGAACACCGCGTCAAATTCGTCCTGCGGTTTTGACCGCTCCTCTTGCGGAGGGGGCAATTCCTGCGGCGAACGGCGAACGGGGGGCGCGATGGTCACGAAGGTTTTCGGCGCGGCCAGATGTTCCATGGCGCTTCCACCGGCATCCTCATCGAACCAATTGTCCGGCAAGACGGGTTTCATGCCATCGGTCTGCGGCGGACCGCTCCAGCCGATATCGACATGACGGGTAAAGCTCTTTTCCTTGTCCGCCCGACGGTCAGATTGTGTGGCCCCTCCAGACATGCCTCGCTCTGATGGCCGGGGTTGCTTCCACGGTTCCTCCACCTGCCGGTCTCCCAGAAGGCCGCGGGCGGTGGTGCCATTCGGGGCGATATCGGCAAGGATCGAGGAAATCGTCAGCGTCTCACTGCTAACCGGCATGGTTGGATCGGGATCGACCGCCTCAGGCGTCGCCTCACCGGTAATTGAAACGGTAAACCGGTAGCCGCGCACATCGATGCTGGCGCCGTGCTTGAGCCGGATCGTATCGCCTTCCAGCAGCAGCTTGCCATCGACCAATGTGCCATTGGCGCTCTGGTCGCTCAGCACGTAACCGTCCCGGTCCCGGCTGATGGTGCAATGCAGTTTCGAGACGCGACATTCATTGTCCGTCACTTGCCAATCGCAGGCAGGGGCGCGGCCAATGGTCCGGCGACCATAGTCCAGTGTCCATGTGGTCTGGCCCTTGGTAACTGGTTTTTCGGGGCGAAGTTCCAGCTTCATGCCAGACCTCCCTGCGGCATGGCCTGATATTCGGTAACCACGGCATCGCGGCTGTCAGTGCTTGCTGGGGCCAGCCGCGCCCAGCTGTTCCAGCCGAGCCGGGCAGGCATGGTCGCAGACCCCATCTGACAAAACGGAATGTCTTCTTTTTTCAGGACGACCTGGGCATCGATATCAAAGCCGTTGCCGATAAACAGGCGGGTGAGGGCGAAGATTTCCGCAAGACGCGGCTTGCCAGGCGATAGGCTGATATAATCGTCATAGCCAACCGGACCGATGACCAGCCTCAGTGCTCCGCTCCGGTCCATGACGGATGCACCCGCCATGGCGTTGACGCCGAGTCTTGGGCCGGACCCCTTGCCCATCTGGCTCAACTCTGCCGACGGAATGGAGACCCAGCGCGGACGAAACTGCTCAATCGCCACCGCCATGCCGGTAAACTCCTCCAGCATGGCTCGAAGACTGGCGACATTGCGGGTACGGTCGGCAAAAAATCCGGAAAACCGCAGGATCACATCTTCATTGATGCCTGCCTTTTCCACCAGTCCGGCGGTGCCGAAGCCGGTCAGCGATAGCAACACCTTGCGGAAGGTGTTTTGTTCCTTGGTGGCACTCCAGCGCAGCCGCCGTGCCAGCCGGTATTTCTCGCAGGCCGCCACAAACAGTTCCGAAAACCGGATGGCAAACAGGTTGAGAAAGCTGATCAAGGCGCGGGAACGCCGACGCTCTTCGCGCAGCAGCAATTCGTTATATTCCGGCGGCAGCGCGCCAAGCGGCCCGACCAGCGGCGCAAAAGCCGATTTGACGACATTGCCCTGCAACTTGCGGCGAAAACCGCTGACGGCAAGAGGGGCTGGCTGAATGCCGGAATGGGCCCCGACCTCCAGCTCCGTTCCCGATGACAGGTGCTGTGCCACCCGAAATGCCGTGGTCGATTCAAAATGGCCGGGGTCCTGCTCCAGCAGGCGGGCCAGCTTATCCTCATTGGGTTTGATCTGGATATTCATCGCCACCCCTACAGCAAAGGCCGCTCGGCGGCCCGGGCGGGCCAGCGGACAATTGGCTCGGACTGGCCGCGCATGGTGAGGGTCAGCCGGGTGAAACTGTTGACCGAGGTATAGAGCCCGCAGAAATGATCAATGATGCTGCCGAAGATGAAAGCGGCCGCCCGGTCGATCATAGCCGGGTCGAATTCGATCGTGACATCGGTGCCTGGCACCATGGCGGGGCCAAGCCGGGCGAGTGCATGTTTTGCCTCGACGCGGCTGATGGCCTCGACAAGCTGTCGCGTTTCCGGCGCATCGCGCAATGCATAGAGCGAAAGAATATCCTTCAGTGCCGAACCGTCATTGTCGAACAGTGACAGATGATTGAGCAGCAGATGGGAGACCAGCCGCCACTGGCGCGCCAGTTTTTCATGGATACGAATGGCGGGCGTTGGCGGTAAAAGCGCCTTGATCTCGGCCACGCTTTCACTGCGCTTGACCAATTGAAGGTGCGGGTGACCGCCGCCGAAAGGCAATTGGCTGGCAAGGTCTCTGTTCAGGCATAGGGTATCGACGCTGGCCGTCAGTCCGGTCGGCTCAAGCGGACCGCGATTGCGATCAACGAAGGCGATCTGGGTGTCCGATGATCCGTCATCCTCATCGAACCGGCGAACCGCCTGCCAGAACACACTGCTATTGGCGCCCCGCTGGCTGCTCCCGAAAAATGGCCGGGCATCCTGTTCTTCGCCGGACGCCGCCGAAAGCCGGACCTGTTCGACCATGTAGATTTCCCGGGTCGTTTGGCGGCGGCTGTCGGGCAGGAGCGAATATTCCGTGCGGCTGCCATCCAATGTCAGCGGTTCCGAGCTTTGCCGGAACAAATTGATGACCGGGGTGGCATTGAGGACGATGTCGCTGGCGGAAATCATCCGCTCCAGTCGCGCATCACTGCTGTCCAGATAGATGTAAAGCTCGACATCATCGCCCTGCCAGCGATCCATGCCGGATACTTCCAGGAACAGAAATTTTTGCGGCAACGTGAAAAACTCGGTCAGCAGCCGGTATCCGGCAAAACTGCCCGGTGCCGTGGGAAGCATCGCCTGCTCCGGCGCAAACCCCAGTGGACGCAGGTTTTCCGCTGGCAGAAAGACCGCATTGCGATCCTCCGAATGGCGTGCCAGCGCCATGCCGATGCAATGATTGGCCAGAAGCTCGAACAGGGCGGCGGCCTGCGCCCATGCGGAGGCAATGAAAAAAGTCAGGCGCTTGACGCCAAGCCCGGCCATGCTGTCCTGCTTGGGGGCCGTAGAGCGCAGGGACAGACGCAACACGCCTGCTGCACCTGCAAAGGGTGCCGCTGGCGCATCGAGTGGCAAGCCGGTCAGGCTGGCATTGCTGACCGTCATCGGGACAATTTCCACATCCTGCGTGGTGCGGAACTGGCAGGGATCGCCGCCGACCGGCTCGGTGACGATGTCGGTATGGCGCGGCAGCAATTGCATACCAGCCAGCGTTGCGCCTGGCGCAAATTGCACGATGCTCATCGGCGGCACCGGCGCCAGATAATGGGGATAAAGCGTTTCCAGCAGGCTGTCGGTCAGTTCCGGAAATTCATCATCCAGTTTCTGGCGAACGCGGGCGGCGGAATAGGCGAAACTCTGGATGATCCGCTCTACATGCGGATCGTCGGCCACATCACCCGACAGACGCAACCGACCGGCGATTTTCGGGAAGGCGCGGGCGAACTTTTCCGCACGCCTGCGCAGCGCGAACAATTCGTCATTATAGCGTTCCAGAAAGGTCTCAGCCATTCGACGCCTCGATGCGGAAAGCCTGGGTGGAAGGGTCGATGCGGGATTCGAAACTGACCGGCGGCATCCCGTCATAAAGACGGAACGTACCGTTGATGCGCATCCGCAAGGCGCGGTCGCCCTCTGTATTGCCTTTGAGGATCGTGACCTTGACGTCGGCGAGGCGGGTCTCAAACAGCGCAATGCGCCGTTCCACCAGTCTTGCCAGCCGAAGTTTGGATTCGTCCGTCGAAAGATTGGCCGAAAGAATACCATCGACGCCATAGGAGACCAACGCGTCCTGCAACTCGCTAAGGCCATCCGGTGGTGCTTGCGGGCAGCGGCGGGTGTTCAACAGCGCTTCCAGGTCGCGGCGGATCACTTCGCGCATCTCCCGCACCTGTTCGCTGACGCTGGTTTGCGGATCACTGTCCATATCAGGCGTATCGTCCAGCAGCCGGTCCAGGACGGATCGGTTCAATACCCGTTCAGAGGCGCGAAACCGTTGTAATGGATCAACCATGGGCAGCCTGCCTTTCGCCGGTCGCATCCGATTGCAAGCTTTCAAGATCGTGGAAAGACACCAGTTCGTCGCCCGCCAGCAGGCATCGCTGGCCAAGACCGGTGACGATCCCGTCCACCGCATCCATCCACTCGGTCTCATGGCCGAGTTGCAGGGCAGGGCTGGAATCGGCGCCATAATAAATGGCGGGAAGAAGCACGGTCGCCTCGGCGCCGCTTTCCAGTGTCAGTTCCGCCGGGCGGAAGGCCGTGTCCCGGGGGCGGCGTATCGGTTGAGGCGTAACAGACGCGATCCTTGAAAAATCGACCCAGAGATAGGCGCCGCCGGTGGTCAGCACTTCAAGCGCATGAGGGATACGGTCGTCGAGATCGCGGATATCGGCAACGGCGCCGCCGTTCCATAGCATCGGCACAGTGCCACGGCTCGCTTCCAGTTCGGCAAGCAGGGCCACGGCCTCGCTTGCCGCTCCTTCCTTCAGGGCCAGGTTGAGCTTTAGCGCAATCTGGTCGCTGGCGGTGAGGCCACCGGGAAAATCCGGCAGGGCACCGGTTTCAAACCAGGCTTTGCGGGCTGCCATCCCACGGATCTGCTGGCGCAGCATCGAAAAACCGACGGCATCCTGCGGCTGGAAGCGGACAGCCAATTCGCATTGGCTGTCGGCTTTTTCATAATCGCCAGCCAGAATCAGCAGGTCGATATAGAGATGGCGCAGGTCATGATCGCTGGCCGCCGTTTTCAATTCGGCTTTGACGGCATCCATGGCCTGGGCAAGATCTGCATCATCGAGCAGGCTGGCAATGCGGCGGGAGGCGGTACTCATGCAACTATCCTTTTCGGTTCCGTCTGCCCGGCGGTAGCGCCCATGGCGGCAGCGCCCGAGGTCTCGGCGACGAGATGAAAACTGGTGGAGATATCATCGAGCTGGAAATGCGGCTGCAATCTGACCGTGCAGGAAAAGGCGCCGGGTTTTCCAGGAATTTCCGTGACGTGGATGCCCGCTGAACGCAGCGGATAACGGCTTCTGAGCGACACATCCGCATCGTCATTGCCCAGCGTGTAGCCTGACAGCCAGTCTTCCAGCCGTCGCTGAATGACATTGGCGGTGCTGAGCTGGCCAATATTGTCGCGCATGATCACCTTCAGGTAATGCGAGAAGCGTGACGCGCAGAGCACATATTGCAGCATGGCCGCCAGCCGGGCATTTTGCCGGGCGGTTTCGCTGGAATAATGGCCCGGCGCGTGCAGCGACTGGTTGGCGTTGAAAATCGCGGATGATGAAAGATAGGTCGTGGCAACGGGGACGATGCCGAGATCGGACAGTTGCAATTCTTGTGAGCGTGTCAGTTTGACCTCGACGGGCGGCTGGGCGGACAGGCCCTCGCTTTCCACACCGATATCAAGGCCCGGCAATTGCCAGGGCGCCAGCATGCCGCCATCGATCTCGTCCTGGGTCACGCCGCGCATGTCGGCAAACCAGCCGGAATCGATAAAGGTGCGCAGAATAATCGCCGCAAAGGCGAAGGCACTGTTTCCCCAGAGCAAAGTCTCTCCGCTTTCCGAGAGATGTTCACGAAACGGAAAACCGTCATTGCGCTTGCGCCAGAATGGTTTGTGCGGCGGGCGCATCAGCACGCGCGGTGCAACCAGGCCCAGGAAACGAGTATCGTCATTGCCGCGCAAGCTATTCCAGCGCAGCCGCATCTTGTCCTGTTGCAGCCAGGAAAAATCGGAAACCCGGTTCAGTTCGCGGAAGGTTTCAAGCCCGATGGCCTGCGGCGATGCACCGGCGATGAAGGGACAAAAGGCCGCTGCGGCTACCGTTGAAAGTCGTGCAAGCGTACTGACTGTATCGCTACCATCGATGGTGGCGGGAGAGAGATCGTAATCGCCGACCAGAAGTCCGAACGGTTCACCGCCCGGCATGCCGAATTCTCTGTTATAGACCAGTTCGAACAGGTGGCTCTGGTCGAAATCGGTGGCGCGTTCCATGCTGCGCGCCAATTCTTTCCAACTGGCGCTGATCAGCTTGATTTTCACCTCGGCGCTGCGTCCGGCTTCGCGGACTAGCAAGTCAAGACCAAGCCACCGCGCTTCCATCGCCTGGAAGTCGGGATGATGTAGAATTGCATTCACCTGCCGGTTCAAAACCGCGTCGATTTCCGCGATCAACCGATCCGCCAGCATCCGTGACGATGTCCTCACAATACCCCCCGGTGGACGCGCATGTTTGATGACGTTGACGATAGAGGTCTGCGCGAAGCACCCGCGCAGACCTTTGATGATCGATCAGTTTTTCGATGGAATACGGGCAACCATGCGCAGCGAAGTTGTCAGCTCTTCCATCTGCAACCATGGACGCAGCCAGGCGACCGCATTGTAGGAGCCCGGTTTGCCAGGGATTTCCTGTACCGTCACCTTGGCATCGCGCAGCGGATACTTTGCGCGCGAATCTTCTCCAGCATCGTCATTCGCATTGACGTAATTGGAGATCCAGCGATTGAGCCAGACTTCGCAATCGTCTGCTTCCATGAAGGAGCCGATCTTGTCGCGGCCCATGACCTTCAGATAATGGGCGAACCGTGAGGTCGCCATCATATAGGGCAGGCGGGCGGAAACGGCGGCATTGGCTGTCGCTTCGGGCTTGTCGTAGAGCTTCGGCTTATGGGCGGTTTGCGCGCCGAAGAACACGGCGTAATCGGTGTTCTTGTAGTGGCAGAGCGGAAGGAAGCCCAGCTTGCCCAACTCGGCGTCGCGACGGTCGGTAATGCCGACTTCTGTCGGGCATTTCAGGTCGAGGTCGCCATCATCGCTTGAGAACACATGCATGGGCAGGTTTTCCACCTTGCCGCCGTTTTCTGCGCCACGGATGGCTGTGCACCAGCCGTTCTTCGCAAAGGCTTCGGTGAGGCGTGTCCCCATGACGTAGGCGGCATTCATCCAGCAATAGCTGTCGTGATGCAGCTCGCCGCTTGCCTCGCCCAGGGTTTCATCAAAACCGAACTCGTCGATCTGGCTGGTTTTCGGGCTATAGGGCATACGCGCCAACACCCGGGGAAGGGCCAGCGTGACGAAACGCGAATCGTCGCTTTCGCGGAAGCTGCGCCATTTCGCATATTCCACGGTCTCGAAGATCTTTTCGAGATCGCGGGGCCGCGACAATTCCCGGAAATCGTCAAAGCCAAACATGCGCGGGCTTGCTGCCGAGACAAACGGTGCGAAGGCTGCGGCGGCAATCGAGGACACGCCCTGAAGCAATTGGACGTCCTCGAAAGAATTATCGAATTCGTAATCGCCGACGACAGCACCCATCGGTTCACCGCCAGGCGTGCCGAATTCGTCTTCATAAATCGACTTGAACAGCCGCGACTGGTCGAATTCGACCGCTTTGGCCAGGTCTTTCGACAGTTCGCGCTTGGAGGCGTTCAGCACCCGGATTTTCAGGTTGACGCTGGTTTCAGAATTCTTGACCAGATAGTTCAGCCCTCGCCAGCTGCCTTCCAGCTTGGTAAATTCCGGCGATTGCATAATGGCGGCGAGCTGGGTGGAAATCACCTTGTCCAGCTCGGCAATGGCATTGTTCAAGGTGACCGTCAGGTTGCGGTCGTATTTTACAGTACCTTTCAGGGCCTGATCCGTCAGGGTGCTCAAAAGGTTGCGGGCGCGGTCCGGCTCCGTCTGACGGGTGGCGGCAACGACTTTCGACAACAGCCCCTGTTCCTCGGTGGCGGCGGTCGGTTCATTCGGCTTCAAAACGCTTTCAGCGCTCATCTCTTCAATCCTTTCAAAGCGGCGTCACATAAGGGCCGCCAGTCAAAGAGTTTTCGGTTGGACCGGCTGGTGTCAGCTCTGGCCGTTGCTGTCGGGCCGGTCTTTCAGCTCGGCGACGAGCTTTGAAAGATCACCACGGTTTTGCAGAATGTCTTCGAGAAGCCGTTCGAGATCTTCGGAACGGTCCGCCTTGCTGAGTAGGTCGCGCAATTCATTGCGGGCATCCAGAAGCGCTTTCAGCGCTGGCACCTGCTGCACTACCGACCCCGGCAGGAAATCGTCCATGCTTTCGAACTTCAGATTGACGCCGATGTCGGTGCCGTCATTGTCAATGGTATTCTTCACCTGGATATTCAGGCCGGGCGTCATGCGGCGCATCACATCGTCGAAATTGTCCCGGTCGATCTGGACGAATTTCCGCTCGTTGAACGGCTTCAGCGGCTGGGTCGGGTTGCCGGAGAAATCGCCGAGCACACCCACCACGAAAGGCAGTTCCTTGATCACCATCGCACCTTCGGTTTCCACCTCGTATTTGATGTGGACCCTGGGCTTGCGAACCCGCTCTAGCTTTTCATGCACACTTGCCATCACTGACCCTCCTTGCGTGCCCCCTGGGCATCAAAAAATCCGGTAGGCGGATGCCGAAGCCTCCGCCGATGTGTGTTAGTTTCCGCTCTCCTTGGCCGGTTTGATGCCGGCAGCAATGAGAATGGCATTTCTGGTCTGTGCTTCCGGCAGCAACTCCGTCAGCAATTCGGAAAAATCCATGCGTCCTCGCCGCACCAGGGTTTCAATCGACAGCGAAATCGGCGAATGCGGTTCCGTGCGGCGGAAATAGCGGGCGACATTCATCAGGAGATCGAAGGCGTCTTCACGCGAAGCAATGCCTTCGGGCCCCTCGGCTGGGCGGGCAGCGGGCTGGATTGCGCCGGCCGCAGCATTCTGTTGGGTCGTCTGTCCATCTTCACCTGAAGGGGTGGCATTCTGATTGGCAGGCAATGTCGCGTCGTCGCGCCCGCCAAGACTGCGAATCGCCGCAATGATTTCCTCAAGCACGTTGCGGATATTGGATGCCGGTGGGGCAAACTGTCCGTAGCGCTGGGTAACGAGCGCATTGAAGCCATTGAAGGCGGCGAGGCATGTGTTGACCTCGGCCAGATGAGCAGAGAGAGCAGCTATTCCGGCCTCGGCTGCGGCCTGATGCAGGCTATCGCGCAAACCCGTTTCATCACTGCGCTGGGCAAGTTGATAGTCCCAAAGCGTGAATTCCCCGAATTTCCCAAGCGGCAAAAGCGAAGACAGGCGTAAGGGCTGAATCAATGTTCCCTCGGCGCCAAAACCATTCAATCCGGCAAAGGGTGCCAGCTTTTCCTCGATATCTTCATCATCAATCGAATGAAGCTCGTCGCTATATCGTTCTATAAGCGACGCCGTCGCTTCATAAACTTCACTCAGGCCGGGAAACCCTTCAAGTCGC
This portion of the Allorhizobium ampelinum S4 genome encodes:
- the tssC gene encoding type VI secretion system contractile sheath large subunit, with translation MSAESVLKPNEPTAATEEQGLLSKVVAATRQTEPDRARNLLSTLTDQALKGTVKYDRNLTVTLNNAIAELDKVISTQLAAIMQSPEFTKLEGSWRGLNYLVKNSETSVNLKIRVLNASKRELSKDLAKAVEFDQSRLFKSIYEDEFGTPGGEPMGAVVGDYEFDNSFEDVQLLQGVSSIAAAAFAPFVSAASPRMFGFDDFRELSRPRDLEKIFETVEYAKWRSFRESDDSRFVTLALPRVLARMPYSPKTSQIDEFGFDETLGEASGELHHDSYCWMNAAYVMGTRLTEAFAKNGWCTAIRGAENGGKVENLPMHVFSSDDGDLDLKCPTEVGITDRRDAELGKLGFLPLCHYKNTDYAVFFGAQTAHKPKLYDKPEATANAAVSARLPYMMATSRFAHYLKVMGRDKIGSFMEADDCEVWLNRWISNYVNANDDAGEDSRAKYPLRDAKVTVQEIPGKPGSYNAVAWLRPWLQMEELTTSLRMVARIPSKN
- the tssA gene encoding type VI secretion system protein TssA: MIDNELATALVENGPCGINIRVDANYREVYYRIKDARNQARTEERSTTPGEVIKVSQSWNLVSNLGLQITSSVSKDLEVLAWLAESRLRLEGFPGLSEVYEATASLIERYSDELHSIDDEDIEEKLAPFAGLNGFGAEGTLIQPLRLSSLLPLGKFGEFTLWDYQLAQRSDETGLRDSLHQAAAEAGIAALSAHLAEVNTCLAAFNGFNALVTQRYGQFAPPASNIRNVLEEIIAAIRSLGGRDDATLPANQNATPSGEDGQTTQQNAAAGAIQPAARPAEGPEGIASREDAFDLLMNVARYFRRTEPHSPISLSIETLVRRGRMDFSELLTELLPEAQTRNAILIAAGIKPAKESGN
- the tssC gene encoding type VI secretion system contractile sheath large subunit; the encoded protein is MVNVIKHARPPGGIVRTSSRMLADRLIAEIDAVLNRQVNAILHHPDFQAMEARWLGLDLLVREAGRSAEVKIKLISASWKELARSMERATDFDQSHLFELVYNREFGMPGGEPFGLLVGDYDLSPATIDGSDTVSTLARLSTVAAAAFCPFIAGASPQAIGLETFRELNRVSDFSWLQQDKMRLRWNSLRGNDDTRFLGLVAPRVLMRPPHKPFWRKRNDGFPFREHLSESGETLLWGNSAFAFAAIILRTFIDSGWFADMRGVTQDEIDGGMLAPWQLPGLDIGVESEGLSAQPPVEVKLTRSQELQLSDLGIVPVATTYLSSSAIFNANQSLHAPGHYSSETARQNARLAAMLQYVLCASRFSHYLKVIMRDNIGQLSTANVIQRRLEDWLSGYTLGNDDADVSLRSRYPLRSAGIHVTEIPGKPGAFSCTVRLQPHFQLDDISTSFHLVAETSGAAAMGATAGQTEPKRIVA
- the tssB gene encoding type VI secretion system contractile sheath small subunit; the protein is MASVHEKLERVRKPRVHIKYEVETEGAMVIKELPFVVGVLGDFSGNPTQPLKPFNERKFVQIDRDNFDDVMRRMTPGLNIQVKNTIDNDGTDIGVNLKFESMDDFLPGSVVQQVPALKALLDARNELRDLLSKADRSEDLERLLEDILQNRGDLSKLVAELKDRPDSNGQS